In Prunus dulcis chromosome 1, ALMONDv2, whole genome shotgun sequence, the following are encoded in one genomic region:
- the LOC117614690 gene encoding 1-aminocyclopropane-1-carboxylate oxidase homolog 1-like isoform X2 codes for MVSGNSRNQDRLQQLKAFDESKAGVKGIVDGGITKIPPIFVRPQEDSAGDGPSSGQPTQTQFSIPVVDLADTAGRHDDVVARVRLAAETVGFFQVVNHGIPKRVLKEMLKAARDFHELPREVKAEYYRTGPGWTVKFGSNFDLYKSRFANWRDSLLCVMGPDPIDPQEFPVVCRDITMEYSEQVDKLGVTLFELLSEALGLKSEYLIVSHYYPPCPEPELTMGTSQHSDPSFLTILLQDHVGGLQVLCENQWIDVPPVAEALVVNIGDLLQLISNDKFISVNHRVLAKNEGPRISVGCFFRHFSPGNSLSRLYEPINELTSKENPPIYRQTTLNDFLVYYYKKGLNGVSALDYFKL; via the exons ATGGTGTCCGGGAACTCAAGAAACCAAGACCGTCTTCAACAGCTAAAGGCCTTTGACGAGTCTAAAGCTGGTGTCAAAGGGATAGTCGATGGTGGCATCACAAAAATCCCACCAATTTTCGTCCGGCCACAGGAAGATTCCGCAGGCGACGGCCCAAGTTCCGGCCAACCaacccaaacccaattcaGTATTCCGGTCGTGGACCTCGCTGACACTGCCGGCAGGCATGATGACGTAGTTGCCAGAGTCCGCCTGGCTGCGGAGACCGTTGGGTTCTTCCAGGTGGTGAACCATGGAATACCCAAGAGAGTGTTGAAGGAGATGTTGAAGGCCGCGCGTGATTTCCACGAGCTGCCAAGGGAGGTGAAGGCTGAGTACTATAGGACAGGACCTGGCTGGACGGTCAAGTTTGGGAGTAACTTTGATTTGTATAAGTCAAGGTTTGCTAATTGGAGGGACAGTCTGCTTTGTGTTATGGGTCCTGATCCTATTGATCCTCAAGAATTTCCCGTGGTTTGCAG AGACATAACTATGGAGTACTCCGAACAAGTTGACAAACTAGGTGTCACTTTGTTTGAATTGCTATCAGAGGCACTTGGGCTCAAATCTGAGTACC TTATTGTTAGCCACTACTATCCTCCATGCCCTGAGCCTGAGCTGACAATGGGAACTAGCCAACACTCAGATCCTTCTTTTCTCACCATTCTACTTCAAGACCATGTTGGTGGGCTCCAGGTTCTGTGTGAAAACCAGTGGATTGATGTTCCTCCTGTGGCTGAAGCTCTTGTAGTGAACATTGGAGATCTTTTGCAG CTAATCTCAAACGACAAGTTCATAAGCGTCAACCACAGAGTCTTGGCTAAAAACGAAGGACCAAGAATTTCTGTGGGATGTTTTTTCAGACATTTTTCACCGGGGAATTCGTTGTCAAGACTTTACGAGCCAATCAATGAGTtgacatcaaaagaaaatcccCCAATTTACCGACAAACCACTTTGAATGATTTTCTTGTGTACTACTACAAGAAAGGCCTCAATGGGGTCTCTGCACTTGACTATTTCAAGCTCTGA
- the LOC117614690 gene encoding 1-aminocyclopropane-1-carboxylate oxidase homolog 1-like isoform X1, producing the protein MVSGNSRNQDRLQQLKAFDESKAGVKGIVDGGITKIPPIFVRPQEDSAGDGPSSGQPTQTQFSIPVVDLADTAGRHDDVVARVRLAAETVGFFQVVNHGIPKRVLKEMLKAARDFHELPREVKAEYYRTGPGWTVKFGSNFDLYKSRFANWRDSLLCVMGPDPIDPQEFPVVCRDITMEYSEQVDKLGVTLFELLSEALGLKSEYLIGMDCAKGPVIVSHYYPPCPEPELTMGTSQHSDPSFLTILLQDHVGGLQVLCENQWIDVPPVAEALVVNIGDLLQLISNDKFISVNHRVLAKNEGPRISVGCFFRHFSPGNSLSRLYEPINELTSKENPPIYRQTTLNDFLVYYYKKGLNGVSALDYFKL; encoded by the exons ATGGTGTCCGGGAACTCAAGAAACCAAGACCGTCTTCAACAGCTAAAGGCCTTTGACGAGTCTAAAGCTGGTGTCAAAGGGATAGTCGATGGTGGCATCACAAAAATCCCACCAATTTTCGTCCGGCCACAGGAAGATTCCGCAGGCGACGGCCCAAGTTCCGGCCAACCaacccaaacccaattcaGTATTCCGGTCGTGGACCTCGCTGACACTGCCGGCAGGCATGATGACGTAGTTGCCAGAGTCCGCCTGGCTGCGGAGACCGTTGGGTTCTTCCAGGTGGTGAACCATGGAATACCCAAGAGAGTGTTGAAGGAGATGTTGAAGGCCGCGCGTGATTTCCACGAGCTGCCAAGGGAGGTGAAGGCTGAGTACTATAGGACAGGACCTGGCTGGACGGTCAAGTTTGGGAGTAACTTTGATTTGTATAAGTCAAGGTTTGCTAATTGGAGGGACAGTCTGCTTTGTGTTATGGGTCCTGATCCTATTGATCCTCAAGAATTTCCCGTGGTTTGCAG AGACATAACTATGGAGTACTCCGAACAAGTTGACAAACTAGGTGTCACTTTGTTTGAATTGCTATCAGAGGCACTTGGGCTCAAATCTGAGTACCTTATAGGCATGGATTGTGCAAAAGGGCCTGTTATTGTTAGCCACTACTATCCTCCATGCCCTGAGCCTGAGCTGACAATGGGAACTAGCCAACACTCAGATCCTTCTTTTCTCACCATTCTACTTCAAGACCATGTTGGTGGGCTCCAGGTTCTGTGTGAAAACCAGTGGATTGATGTTCCTCCTGTGGCTGAAGCTCTTGTAGTGAACATTGGAGATCTTTTGCAG CTAATCTCAAACGACAAGTTCATAAGCGTCAACCACAGAGTCTTGGCTAAAAACGAAGGACCAAGAATTTCTGTGGGATGTTTTTTCAGACATTTTTCACCGGGGAATTCGTTGTCAAGACTTTACGAGCCAATCAATGAGTtgacatcaaaagaaaatcccCCAATTTACCGACAAACCACTTTGAATGATTTTCTTGTGTACTACTACAAGAAAGGCCTCAATGGGGTCTCTGCACTTGACTATTTCAAGCTCTGA